One genomic segment of Marinibacterium anthonyi includes these proteins:
- the hcpC gene encoding Putative beta-lactamase HcpC precursor — MAQDQSPLVAEARVATDAGQLVEALALYHAAAENGEVDAEVQLARLYLEGGAGLETDFAKALVWAERAAEAGDTRGMVYLGKIWMEGLGVNANSETALAWFTRADAQGDGKAARYIGLIALDRGDPVEAAEWFMKGAEGGDITSQYYLGRAYHRGEGVDQDFAAAMQWYSAAAERGDIIASDGMVGMASLYEAGQGVSLDTGRARALYEQAATLGNETAHDALRRLSR; from the coding sequence ATGGCGCAGGATCAATCCCCCCTTGTGGCCGAGGCGAGGGTCGCTACGGATGCCGGGCAATTGGTTGAGGCGCTGGCGCTCTACCACGCCGCGGCAGAGAACGGTGAGGTCGATGCAGAGGTCCAGCTTGCGCGGCTCTACCTCGAAGGCGGCGCGGGACTGGAGACCGACTTCGCCAAGGCACTGGTCTGGGCAGAGCGTGCGGCGGAGGCTGGCGATACGCGCGGCATGGTCTATCTCGGCAAGATCTGGATGGAGGGCCTGGGCGTCAATGCAAACAGCGAGACGGCCTTGGCCTGGTTCACCCGCGCCGACGCGCAGGGCGACGGCAAGGCCGCGCGTTACATCGGCCTGATCGCGCTGGATCGGGGCGATCCGGTCGAGGCGGCCGAATGGTTCATGAAGGGCGCCGAAGGCGGCGACATCACCAGCCAATATTACCTCGGCCGCGCCTATCACCGCGGCGAGGGCGTCGATCAGGATTTCGCGGCGGCCATGCAATGGTACAGCGCGGCGGCCGAGCGGGGCGACATCATCGCCAGCGACGGGATGGTCGGCATGGCGTCCCTCTACGAAGCCGGGCAGGGTGTTTCGCTCGATACCGGACGCGCACGGGCGCTTTATGAACAGGCGGCCACGCTGGGCAACGAGACAGCTCACGATGCGCTGCGCCGCCTGTCACGGTAA
- the srpR gene encoding Solvent efflux pump srpABC operon corepressor, with protein sequence MSTNTPSKRSDLPGRGRPKRHSDDVLRTRLLDAAMTAFIEKGFARATTTDIARRAGMSKRDLYRLFDDKTQIFTETILSRRHLILDLPRPANEALAPLEALRCIFRLDLADREAAERDALMNLIARESLLFPDLNALLYDTGTIRSREFLITWLDGQMDAGSLPRCDTTRLAGLLMDVVFGALLPRRQHRGPVDRVAQSQEIMARIEIVLRGLDLTHDKERTSD encoded by the coding sequence ATGTCAACGAACACGCCGTCAAAAAGAAGCGACCTCCCAGGTCGCGGTCGCCCGAAAAGGCATTCGGACGACGTCCTGCGTACCCGCCTTCTCGACGCCGCCATGACGGCCTTCATCGAGAAAGGGTTCGCCCGGGCGACCACGACCGACATCGCCCGTCGCGCGGGCATGTCGAAGCGCGATCTCTATCGGCTGTTCGATGACAAGACCCAGATCTTCACCGAGACCATCCTTTCGCGCAGGCATCTGATCCTCGATCTCCCCCGGCCCGCGAACGAAGCCCTTGCGCCGCTCGAGGCGTTGCGATGCATTTTCCGCCTCGATCTCGCGGACCGGGAAGCGGCGGAACGCGATGCCCTGATGAACCTCATCGCGCGCGAGAGCCTGCTGTTTCCCGATCTGAACGCGCTGCTTTACGACACGGGCACGATCCGGTCGCGTGAGTTCCTGATCACGTGGCTCGACGGTCAGATGGATGCGGGATCGCTGCCGCGCTGCGATACCACCCGTCTTGCCGGCCTGCTGATGGATGTGGTGTTCGGCGCGCTTCTTCCGCGCAGGCAGCACAGGGGTCCAGTGGATCGGGTGGCACAGTCTCAAGAGATCATGGCGAGGATCGAAATCGTGCTGCGCGGTCTCGATCTCACACACGATAAGGAAAGGACCAGTGATTGA
- a CDS encoding esterase, PHB depolymerase family, which yields MPTRRTFLIGATCAGALVSFSAPVFAQGITAESATAITRVYGDGLRFVAVAVRYSAPIMASDLSAGDFAVDGRTVTAAYPATSTDPADRAEQGNVVIVELSADDADASLAVKSEKEGGPQGDGDGSDEGGPANDGPGNGPGGGGPGNAGTVMDAGSNWAEPSAAVVQAELTLPDGTLPATEIETSEVRNLVVDDFQQFVWNDPETGDTLPYNLFVPKDYDPAQSYPLVNFMHDAGATGPNVLTTLKQGLGAISWASQEDQAKTPSFVLAPQFDQIIADDNSDTSSMLDTTINLIKALTEQYSIDQTRLYTTGQSGGGMMSIAMNIKYPEFFAASFLVACQWDPALVAPMAGNRLFILVSQDDSKAFPGQNAITEALEAEGATVARAVWDGNWSDEQFRFAFDDLNAAGARINYVTFDEGSVFLPGADTAGASGHRNTWRIAYSIAPIRAWLLRND from the coding sequence ATGCCGACCCGTCGCACCTTCCTGATCGGCGCCACCTGCGCAGGGGCGCTTGTCTCGTTCTCCGCGCCCGTATTCGCGCAAGGTATCACAGCCGAAAGCGCAACCGCGATCACCCGCGTCTATGGCGACGGATTGCGGTTCGTCGCGGTGGCGGTGCGCTATTCCGCCCCCATCATGGCATCTGATCTGAGCGCCGGTGATTTCGCGGTCGACGGGCGCACGGTGACGGCGGCTTACCCCGCCACTTCGACCGATCCTGCGGACCGGGCGGAACAGGGCAACGTGGTCATCGTCGAATTATCGGCTGACGATGCGGATGCGAGCCTTGCCGTGAAGTCCGAGAAAGAGGGTGGCCCGCAGGGGGATGGTGATGGCTCTGACGAGGGCGGTCCGGCCAATGATGGGCCGGGCAATGGACCGGGCGGCGGCGGGCCGGGCAATGCCGGGACCGTGATGGACGCGGGCAGCAACTGGGCCGAACCTTCCGCCGCGGTGGTGCAGGCCGAACTTACCCTGCCCGACGGAACCCTCCCCGCGACCGAGATCGAGACCTCCGAGGTGCGCAACCTCGTGGTAGACGACTTCCAGCAATTCGTCTGGAACGATCCCGAGACCGGCGACACCCTGCCCTACAACCTGTTCGTGCCCAAGGACTACGACCCCGCCCAAAGCTATCCGCTGGTCAACTTCATGCACGACGCGGGCGCGACCGGGCCGAATGTGCTGACGACGCTGAAACAGGGCCTTGGCGCGATTTCATGGGCGAGCCAGGAGGATCAGGCGAAGACCCCCAGCTTCGTTCTGGCACCACAATTCGACCAGATCATCGCGGACGACAATTCCGACACCTCCTCGATGCTGGACACCACGATCAATCTGATCAAGGCGTTGACCGAGCAGTACAGCATCGACCAGACGCGGCTCTACACCACCGGGCAATCCGGCGGCGGGATGATGTCGATCGCGATGAACATCAAATATCCCGAGTTCTTCGCGGCCTCCTTCCTCGTCGCCTGCCAGTGGGACCCCGCGCTGGTGGCGCCCATGGCCGGGAACCGTCTGTTCATCCTGGTCAGTCAAGACGACAGCAAGGCCTTCCCCGGCCAGAACGCCATCACCGAAGCGCTGGAAGCCGAAGGCGCGACCGTCGCCCGCGCGGTCTGGGACGGCAACTGGAGCGACGAGCAGTTCCGGTTCGCCTTTGACGACCTGAACGCCGCAGGCGCGCGCATCAACTATGTCACTTTCGATGAAGGATCGGTGTTTCTGCCGGGCGCCGATACCGCCGGTGCCAGCGGCCACCGTAATACGTGGCGTATCGCCTATTCCATCGCGCCGATCCGCGCCTGGCTGCTCCGTAATGACTGA